The proteins below come from a single Halothiobacillus neapolitanus c2 genomic window:
- the dksA gene encoding RNA polymerase-binding protein DksA produces MAVTLPPGYKPSESEEYMNPMQLEYFKQKLLTWRDELLEESETTVNHLREENWQEPDINDRASLESDAALELRTRDRYRKLINKIDKALRQIADGNYGFCEETGDEIGIRRLEARPIATLTIEAQERHERLERVQRDE; encoded by the coding sequence ATGGCAGTCACGCTCCCACCTGGTTACAAGCCTTCGGAATCCGAAGAATACATGAACCCCATGCAGCTCGAATACTTCAAGCAGAAGCTGCTGACTTGGCGCGACGAACTGCTTGAAGAATCCGAAACCACCGTCAATCACCTGCGTGAAGAAAACTGGCAGGAACCGGACATCAACGACCGCGCATCGCTCGAATCGGACGCCGCACTTGAACTGCGTACCCGCGATCGCTATCGCAAGCTGATCAACAAGATCGACAAAGCCTTAAGGCAAATTGCCGATGGCAACTATGGTTTCTGCGAAGAAACGGGCGATGAGATCGGCATTCGTCGCCTGGAGGCCCGCCCGATCGCCACCCTGACCATTGAGGCTCAGGAACGGCACGAGCGACTTGAGCGAGTCCAACGTGATGAATAA
- the gshB gene encoding glutathione synthase, which produces MKIGILMDPIAGIKPYKDTSFALLLAAQSRGWSVFYLEPDWLYAEQGRPRSRMHAITVFDRNTDWFELGPAQTFDLNELDIIIQRQDPPVTLNYHYVTALLALAESEGVLVANRPNALRAANEKLLAQHYPDLCPPTLVTRDPAQLRDFLSLHGHIVLKPLDAMGGSSIFQIQAGDLNTAVIIETMLAHGLIMAQKFLPAVREGDRRILLINGEPVDHALLRVPQADEFRANLAAGGRGQVVPLRARDREIAARVGPDMAAAGFWFVGLDVIGDYLTEVNVTSPTCAREIDAVCHNDPAGQLLDFLASERAAAKKLNNRSM; this is translated from the coding sequence ATGAAGATCGGCATCCTGATGGATCCCATTGCCGGGATCAAACCCTACAAGGACACCTCGTTTGCGCTATTGCTGGCCGCCCAAAGCCGAGGTTGGTCCGTCTTCTATCTGGAACCGGACTGGCTCTATGCCGAGCAAGGCCGTCCGCGCTCGCGGATGCATGCCATCACCGTATTCGATCGCAACACGGATTGGTTCGAACTCGGCCCGGCACAAACGTTCGATCTGAACGAACTCGACATCATCATTCAGCGTCAGGATCCGCCCGTAACCCTGAACTATCACTACGTCACCGCACTGTTAGCGCTGGCTGAAAGTGAAGGGGTTCTCGTTGCCAACCGCCCCAACGCGTTGCGTGCTGCGAATGAAAAACTGCTGGCCCAGCACTATCCAGACTTGTGCCCGCCCACACTGGTGACGCGCGACCCAGCCCAACTTCGCGACTTTTTGAGTCTGCACGGGCACATCGTGCTCAAACCTCTGGATGCGATGGGCGGCAGTTCCATTTTTCAGATTCAAGCCGGAGATCTCAATACCGCCGTCATCATCGAAACCATGCTTGCGCATGGTTTGATCATGGCGCAGAAATTCCTGCCCGCCGTGCGCGAGGGTGACCGCCGCATTCTGTTGATCAACGGCGAACCCGTCGATCATGCCCTACTGCGCGTGCCTCAGGCAGATGAGTTCCGGGCGAACCTTGCCGCGGGTGGGCGCGGGCAGGTCGTGCCGCTCAGGGCGCGGGATCGAGAAATTGCCGCAAGGGTTGGCCCGGACATGGCCGCTGCGGGGTTCTGGTTTGTCGGTCTGGATGTAATTGGCGATTACTTGACGGAAGTCAACGTCACCAGCCCTACCTGCGCACGGGAAATCGACGCGGTTTGCCATAATGATCCGGCTGGTCAATTACTCGATTTTCTGGCGTCCGAACGCGCTGCCGCAAAAAAACTGAACAATCGTTCAATGTAA
- the gshA gene encoding glutamate--cysteine ligase → MPSEALRTAHPELDAHYCGPLLRIESHIIRCHRQIEAWFRAQWLKHPAPFYASVDLRNAGFKLAPVDTNLFPAGFNNLNHIFDPVMVQAIQAAVEHSCPEAKDILIIPERHTRNLFYLESLAALVAFVEMAGFGVRIGSLEPITEPVNFDLPSGRTLTQHPICRVGKRIEVDGFSPCTILLNNDLSGGRLEILDDLEQTVIPPIELGWWKRSKFEHFSIYQDLTRELCATIDLDPWYLSPLMRDCGHIDFLKREGETCLQSQVQELLAEIQAKYDEHQIKEKPFVVIKADAGTYGMGVMTAQSADDVTQLNRKQRTRMSASKEGLGIDRVLIQEGVHSFEKVSIHQDDDRYVAEPVIYMVDHFVVGGFYRVHTEKGVNESLNSPGAAFVPLPFNEACSLPSPDSSPDSERNRLYVYGVVARLALLAAAYEYQMIREADAATEQMAGDVA, encoded by the coding sequence ATGCCTTCCGAAGCCCTGCGCACCGCCCACCCAGAATTGGATGCTCACTACTGCGGCCCATTATTGCGCATTGAGTCGCACATCATCCGCTGTCACCGGCAAATCGAAGCCTGGTTCCGCGCGCAATGGCTCAAGCACCCCGCGCCATTTTACGCATCCGTCGACCTGCGCAACGCCGGCTTCAAGCTCGCGCCGGTGGATACCAACCTTTTCCCGGCTGGTTTCAACAACCTCAATCATATTTTCGATCCTGTAATGGTGCAGGCCATTCAAGCTGCGGTTGAACATTCCTGCCCGGAAGCAAAAGACATCCTGATCATTCCCGAGCGACACACGCGCAATCTTTTTTACCTCGAATCGCTGGCCGCATTGGTTGCATTCGTTGAAATGGCCGGTTTCGGGGTGCGGATCGGCTCACTGGAACCGATCACGGAGCCCGTTAATTTCGATCTACCATCCGGCCGCACACTGACTCAGCATCCGATTTGCCGCGTTGGCAAACGCATCGAAGTAGATGGATTTTCCCCTTGCACCATTCTGCTGAACAACGATCTTTCAGGCGGGCGACTGGAAATTCTGGATGATCTCGAACAAACCGTAATTCCCCCGATTGAACTGGGCTGGTGGAAACGCTCGAAATTCGAGCATTTCTCGATCTATCAGGATCTGACCCGTGAACTGTGCGCGACCATTGATCTCGATCCCTGGTATTTATCGCCGCTGATGCGCGACTGCGGGCATATCGACTTCCTCAAACGCGAGGGCGAGACCTGCCTGCAATCCCAGGTTCAGGAATTGCTGGCCGAGATTCAGGCCAAATATGACGAGCATCAGATCAAGGAAAAGCCGTTCGTCGTCATCAAGGCCGATGCGGGTACGTATGGCATGGGCGTGATGACCGCACAATCCGCCGACGACGTCACGCAACTCAACCGCAAGCAGCGCACCCGCATGAGCGCAAGCAAGGAAGGCTTGGGCATTGATCGTGTGCTGATACAGGAAGGCGTTCACAGCTTCGAGAAAGTATCCATTCATCAAGACGATGACCGCTATGTGGCCGAACCGGTCATCTACATGGTTGATCACTTTGTAGTAGGCGGTTTCTACCGTGTGCACACGGAAAAGGGAGTCAATGAAAGCTTGAACTCTCCAGGCGCAGCTTTTGTGCCCTTACCGTTCAACGAGGCGTGCAGCCTGCCTTCACCGGACAGCTCCCCGGACAGCGAGCGCAATCGACTCTACGTGTACGGTGTGGTTGCGCGGCTCGCACTGCTCGCAGCGGCTTACGAATATCAGATGATCCGTGAAGCGGATGCCGCCACCGAACAAATGGCGGGCGATGTGGCATGA
- a CDS encoding methyl-accepting chemotaxis protein, whose product MSLGVKLGGLSRQVIVLVVVAAITLLVTVAIFILSAKNDQTLLERRLVASQLERSSQEMTIETLRAVRGNKASFDTVLALRAQFVSDLSALSGKDPKRPEAGVSNERKAELAKVQKSWDEYNVALAKVLEGQKAILGVGDLASQINQLLPDLLSSSDEVVQTLIAAQASPQVVYLATRQLMLVERIGLTIGEITSGGQNAANASDRFGRDVALFGGVLNGFLNGNRMAPQINDAAARAKLRDVAVLFATINQGGSDLLSEAPTLLAANQAAIKIDKIAGAFTGDVSKLSSSLAQDQVNSGRLAYIGYMTGLITLLLLAWLGYALVRDSKRDQKATESQNQRNQQAILRLLDEMMTLADGDLSSHTTVTEEITGAIADSVNYSIDALRDLVGTINDTSVRVASAVQRSQANSRALAETSRAQAEKISSVSDAIAQMSDQIEAVSFNAQQSATIAQSSVDVAHRGGDAVRETIAGMVNIREQIQETAKRIKRLGESSQEIGDIVGLITDIADQTNILALNAAIQAAMAGEAGRGFAVVADEVQRLAERVGKATRQIELLVNTIQTDTSEAMLAMEQTTTNVVSGATLAENAGKALREIETVSLNLSEQISEIAKVTEQEALVATNLRETVNNIRTETQETTDKATRAADEIGALGSLSKELNNSVAGFKMPDR is encoded by the coding sequence ATGAGTCTTGGAGTTAAGTTGGGCGGCCTGAGCCGTCAGGTCATCGTGCTGGTCGTGGTCGCGGCTATAACCTTGTTGGTTACCGTCGCGATTTTTATTCTCTCCGCCAAGAACGACCAGACCCTGTTGGAGCGTCGTCTCGTGGCTTCCCAGCTTGAACGCTCGTCACAGGAGATGACGATTGAAACTCTGCGCGCCGTTCGCGGTAACAAGGCTTCTTTCGATACTGTACTCGCCCTGCGCGCCCAGTTTGTCTCCGATCTGAGTGCACTCAGTGGCAAAGACCCGAAGCGTCCAGAAGCTGGGGTTTCTAATGAGCGTAAGGCCGAGCTTGCCAAGGTTCAGAAGAGTTGGGATGAATACAACGTTGCCTTGGCCAAGGTGCTTGAAGGACAAAAAGCGATCTTGGGCGTAGGCGATCTGGCATCTCAAATCAACCAGCTGCTGCCGGATCTGCTGTCGAGTTCCGACGAGGTTGTACAAACCCTTATTGCAGCACAAGCCAGCCCTCAGGTGGTCTATTTGGCTACTCGGCAACTCATGTTGGTTGAGCGCATCGGTTTGACCATCGGTGAAATCACATCGGGCGGACAGAATGCTGCCAATGCCTCAGACCGCTTCGGCCGTGATGTGGCCTTGTTCGGTGGTGTGTTGAACGGCTTCCTGAATGGAAATCGGATGGCGCCTCAAATCAACGATGCCGCAGCACGTGCGAAATTGCGCGATGTGGCCGTGTTGTTCGCCACCATCAACCAAGGCGGTTCCGATTTGCTCTCCGAGGCACCCACTTTGCTGGCAGCTAACCAAGCCGCAATCAAGATCGACAAGATTGCCGGGGCATTTACGGGGGATGTATCCAAACTTTCTTCTTCCTTGGCGCAAGATCAGGTTAATTCGGGGCGACTGGCTTACATCGGGTACATGACCGGTTTGATCACGTTGCTGCTTTTGGCATGGCTTGGCTACGCGCTGGTACGTGATTCCAAGCGAGATCAAAAGGCAACTGAGTCTCAAAATCAGCGGAACCAGCAAGCCATTTTGCGTCTGCTCGATGAAATGATGACCCTGGCGGACGGGGACTTGTCCTCGCATACCACGGTGACAGAAGAGATTACCGGTGCGATTGCCGACTCGGTCAACTACTCCATCGATGCGCTACGTGACCTGGTCGGAACGATCAACGACACCTCCGTGCGGGTGGCAAGTGCTGTACAGCGTTCGCAAGCAAATTCGCGCGCGTTGGCTGAAACATCACGTGCACAAGCGGAAAAGATCAGTTCGGTATCCGATGCCATCGCGCAAATGTCCGATCAGATCGAAGCGGTATCCTTTAACGCGCAACAGTCTGCAACCATCGCGCAGTCTTCGGTTGACGTGGCGCACCGTGGTGGTGACGCCGTGCGTGAAACGATTGCCGGCATGGTCAACATTCGTGAACAGATTCAGGAAACGGCCAAACGGATCAAGCGTCTGGGAGAGTCCTCTCAGGAAATTGGCGACATCGTTGGCTTGATTACCGACATTGCCGACCAAACAAACATCCTGGCCTTGAATGCTGCGATTCAGGCGGCTATGGCCGGCGAGGCAGGGCGCGGTTTTGCGGTGGTTGCCGATGAGGTTCAACGTCTTGCGGAACGCGTCGGTAAGGCGACACGACAGATCGAATTGCTGGTTAACACGATTCAAACCGACACCTCGGAAGCCATGTTGGCGATGGAACAAACCACGACCAACGTAGTCAGCGGTGCCACCTTGGCTGAAAACGCAGGTAAGGCACTCCGTGAAATTGAGACTGTTTCACTGAACCTTTCCGAGCAGATCAGTGAGATTGCGAAGGTCACCGAACAAGAAGCACTGGTGGCTACAAACCTTCGAGAAACAGTGAATAACATTCGAACTGAAACCCAGGAAACAACAGACAAGGCGACGCGTGCAGCGGATGAAATCGGTGCGCTTGGATCTCTGTCCAAAGAGCTTAATAACTCGGTGGCGGGCTTCAAGATGCCGGATCGGTAG
- a CDS encoding FAD:protein FMN transferase, translated as MPTRRQFLTTVAGLTVSPLLLSGCSTHQTQIVEEGFTVFNMPMTLRFANESPKAITQTVNAAAGIVEPLYRRIHPWKPSDLTRLNAQLATHGKATTTPEIIDLINISRTLFEGTDGAFDPTIGALIAAWGFHNSHVTESHPLPTEAFLDAWLEHRPTMNDVHVDGLEVSVTNRRVQFDFNGCAEGYAGHLVIQAAEKAGITNCLFDTGGDLFMIGQAGDKPWHLAIENPLKRGVLASIDLSGHTAPNGHQSLNSSGNYEHRFIYKGEAYSHIINPKTARPVRRIAGSTVWANHYAISDGATKGAMMLEPEQVPDMVRKLKLDGVLFMEETGQLWMNQRMQDKLRLVEPVAGLTATHLITE; from the coding sequence ATGCCAACCCGCCGCCAATTCCTGACCACCGTGGCGGGCTTAACTGTCAGCCCCCTGTTGCTTTCGGGATGCAGCACGCATCAAACGCAGATTGTTGAAGAAGGGTTCACTGTCTTCAATATGCCGATGACGCTGCGATTCGCCAATGAGTCGCCCAAAGCCATCACACAGACGGTGAATGCCGCTGCGGGCATCGTCGAGCCACTGTACCGACGCATTCACCCCTGGAAACCGAGTGACCTCACCCGGCTGAACGCCCAACTGGCCACCCATGGCAAGGCGACGACAACGCCCGAGATCATCGACCTGATCAACATATCCCGAACGCTGTTTGAAGGCACCGATGGCGCGTTCGACCCCACCATTGGTGCGCTGATTGCCGCCTGGGGGTTTCACAACAGCCACGTCACCGAATCGCATCCGCTGCCGACCGAAGCGTTCCTCGATGCCTGGCTGGAACATCGCCCCACTATGAACGACGTGCATGTCGACGGATTGGAAGTAAGCGTCACCAACCGACGGGTTCAATTCGATTTCAACGGTTGCGCGGAAGGCTACGCCGGACACCTCGTGATCCAGGCAGCCGAAAAAGCAGGCATCACGAACTGCCTGTTCGACACGGGCGGCGATCTGTTCATGATCGGGCAGGCAGGCGACAAGCCCTGGCACTTGGCCATCGAAAACCCCTTGAAGCGGGGCGTACTCGCCAGTATTGATCTTTCAGGGCATACGGCACCCAACGGCCACCAGTCCCTCAACAGTTCGGGTAACTACGAACATCGTTTTATCTACAAAGGCGAAGCGTATTCGCATATCATCAACCCGAAAACCGCGCGCCCCGTTCGCCGTATTGCGGGCAGCACGGTATGGGCAAATCATTATGCGATTAGCGATGGCGCGACCAAGGGTGCCATGATGCTGGAACCGGAACAGGTGCCCGACATGGTGCGCAAACTCAAGCTTGACGGCGTGCTGTTCATGGAAGAAACCGGCCAACTCTGGATGAATCAACGTATGCAGGACAAGTTGCGCCTCGTCGAACCTGTCGCCGGTCTGACCGCCACTCACCTCATCACGGAGTAA
- a CDS encoding chemotaxis protein CheW, with translation MNLFEYLCWVETEATAHAVGMPKTDKVESTWQAVLFRAGGRRMLVPLVQVRAILPPPRQVHIPGAKPWVVGLANMRGELTGVYDLARLFFDLPSEPGRHSVVLLAKTHRFSAAFIVDRSYGIRQIPFSAERAVKEPHLQGVLREVRMDNDWLPILNLETLVESDQFMNAVA, from the coding sequence GTGAATCTATTTGAGTACCTGTGCTGGGTTGAAACCGAGGCCACCGCTCATGCGGTTGGTATGCCTAAGACCGATAAGGTTGAGTCAACCTGGCAGGCGGTGTTGTTCCGCGCAGGGGGCAGAAGAATGCTGGTGCCTTTAGTTCAAGTTCGAGCCATTTTGCCGCCGCCTCGCCAAGTGCACATCCCCGGCGCAAAGCCTTGGGTTGTCGGCTTGGCCAACATGCGCGGCGAGTTGACCGGGGTTTACGATCTTGCGCGCTTGTTCTTTGATCTTCCATCGGAGCCAGGTCGACATTCAGTCGTCTTGCTTGCCAAAACGCACCGGTTCAGTGCCGCTTTCATTGTTGACCGTTCCTACGGTATTCGCCAGATTCCGTTCAGTGCCGAGCGCGCAGTGAAAGAACCTCACCTGCAAGGCGTTCTAAGAGAAGTCCGCATGGACAATGACTGGTTGCCGATCTTGAATCTGGAAACACTGGTGGAAAGTGATCAATTCATGAATGCGGTCGCTTGA
- a CDS encoding energy transducer TonB — MDHWALDQNFIDSDKRFGAALLVALVVHALFFAIYFTGDKPSPPPPRPIELTLDAPLAAKTNDASPTPSDKINDKVTTQALASAAGEQTNTLQKPKSGKGITTTGNNGITDTPTTNAAPDAFNRLNEAVSRSLKTGFLTSKTVNGPAGDYLSRWKRQVEAYGNDHYPEDLISQKISGQLILAVTIDKEGHVMDIAIQHSSGNPKIDTAARRLVQLASPYPPFPPALAARFDQIVITRTWQFSSGHGLTTR, encoded by the coding sequence ATGGATCATTGGGCACTCGATCAAAACTTCATTGATAGCGACAAGCGCTTCGGCGCCGCGTTGCTCGTCGCATTGGTCGTTCACGCCTTGTTTTTCGCCATCTATTTCACTGGCGATAAGCCCAGTCCACCGCCACCGCGACCGATCGAACTGACGTTGGATGCCCCTCTTGCGGCAAAGACCAACGATGCCAGTCCCACGCCGTCCGATAAAATCAACGACAAAGTAACAACCCAAGCCCTTGCCAGCGCTGCGGGCGAACAGACCAACACCCTGCAAAAACCAAAATCCGGCAAAGGCATCACCACAACAGGTAATAACGGCATCACCGACACCCCCACGACGAATGCCGCACCGGATGCCTTCAACCGCCTGAATGAGGCCGTGAGCCGCTCTCTGAAAACCGGTTTCCTGACCAGCAAAACAGTCAATGGCCCGGCCGGAGACTACTTGTCGCGGTGGAAGCGACAGGTCGAAGCCTATGGAAACGACCACTACCCCGAAGACCTGATTTCCCAAAAAATTTCCGGGCAGTTGATTCTTGCCGTGACCATCGACAAGGAAGGACACGTCATGGATATCGCCATCCAGCACTCATCAGGCAATCCGAAAATCGACACGGCCGCGCGGCGTCTGGTCCAGTTGGCATCTCCCTACCCGCCTTTTCCGCCCGCGCTCGCTGCCCGCTTCGATCAAATCGTCATCACGCGCACTTGGCAATTTTCCAGCGGACACGGGTTGACTACGCGCTGA
- a CDS encoding response regulator, whose product MAHIVVIDDSPTEVYVLQTMLERNGHQVSVAKNAEEGIALVKQAQPNAVLMDVVMPGMNGFQATRELNKNPETSHIPVIIVTTKDQQTDKIWGMRQGAKDYLVKPVKEADLMGILGTVLN is encoded by the coding sequence GTGGCACATATCGTTGTTATCGATGATTCACCAACCGAGGTTTATGTTCTGCAAACGATGCTTGAGCGTAATGGGCATCAGGTTTCGGTGGCGAAGAATGCTGAAGAGGGTATTGCCCTGGTCAAGCAGGCTCAGCCAAATGCGGTTTTGATGGATGTGGTCATGCCTGGCATGAACGGATTCCAAGCGACACGAGAACTGAACAAGAATCCGGAAACATCACACATCCCCGTCATCATTGTGACGACGAAAGATCAACAAACCGACAAAATATGGGGCATGCGACAAGGTGCCAAAGATTACCTGGTCAAGCCGGTTAAAGAGGCGGATTTGATGGGCATCCTTGGTACCGTTCTCAATTGA